A stretch of the Macaca mulatta isolate MMU2019108-1 chromosome 14, T2T-MMU8v2.0, whole genome shotgun sequence genome encodes the following:
- the LOC114672216 gene encoding uncharacterized protein LOC114672216, with amino-acid sequence MEDVSCFSFAFCHDSEASLDMCNGCPGEGSCWKRKCRAAGGEPQELVEAPSTGRSPNHSTADGETADEFCPRPPWSPPVQVGRCPAWCERLWPEQTPPAPPGHVTWRGDPLRLCPPSLRWPQPPSQASRPPPHPRPAAAETVGRRWTARPPEVIANWGEKGPNCLAGPEEPRGLLKAPGGGGRFAQQLPPGMFADYVSAGEQGAQGQRGGPAPGGLPPPRPLDNAVIVSTESG; translated from the exons GATGCCCTGGAGAAGGGTCCTGCTGGAAGCGAAAGTGCAGGGCAGCAGGCGGTGAGCCACAGGAGCTGGTGGAGGCTCCGAGCACAGGTCGCAGCCCCAACCACAGCACTGCTGATGGTGAGACTGCTGACG AGTTTTGTCCAAGGCCACCTTGGTCCCCACCTGTCCAGGTTGGGAGGTGCCCTGCCTGGTGTGAGCGCCTCTGGCCTGAGCAGACGCCCCCGGCTCCCCCAGGACATGTCACCTGGAGAGGTGACCCTCTCAG GCTGTGTCCTCCTTCCCTGCGgtggccccagcctcccagccaaGCTTCCCGACCCCCGCCCCATCCCCGGCCTGCTGCTGCGGAGACTGTGGGCCGGCGCTGGACGGCGCGGCCTCCAGAAGTGATAGCTAATTGGGGAGAGAAAGGGCCCAATTGTCTGGCGGGGCCGGAAGAGCCGCGTGGGCTGCTGAAAGCGCCGGGAGGAGGTGGCCGCTTCGCCCAGCAGCTGCCGCCGGGGATGTTTGCAGATTACGTCAGCGCTGGCGAGCAGGGGGCGCAGGGACAGCGAGGGGGGCCGGCTCCCGGCGGCCTCCCGCCCCCCAGGCCCCTGGACAATGCTGTCATTGTCAGCACAGAGAGTGGTTAA
- the SMIM38 gene encoding small integral membrane protein 38, producing the protein MTSWPGGSSGPDPLLALLVVILLARLILWSCLGTYIDYRLAQRRPRKPKQD; encoded by the coding sequence ATGACCTCCTGGCCAGGTGGCAGCTCGGGCCCTGACCCGCTCCTGGCCCTGCTGGTGGTGATCCTGCTAGCGCGCCTCATCCTGTGGTCCTGCCTTGGGACCTACATCGACTACAGACTGGCCCAGCGGCGGCCCCGGAAACCCAAGCAGGACTAG